A region of Toxorhynchites rutilus septentrionalis strain SRP chromosome 1, ASM2978413v1, whole genome shotgun sequence DNA encodes the following proteins:
- the LOC129764777 gene encoding uncharacterized protein LOC129764777: MIRFVENQNGNCRLCSEPDHKQDMVECDDCDRWFHIGCVNLTVAPTAEEKWICPKCVQIQQRLASLEISARKKDEQIKQQLDAMDKLMATMKGQCSTSSSGQVTNQPTDRSFTQTVSMSSDWTIYLKRQSLTTLPRFSGASKDWPKFKKTFHDTTAEGGFSNLENLNRLEQVLKGDAYKTVQQLMINSENVPKIIEKLEECFGRKDLVYKELLNDLRRIKKDSRTVVPDISDALDNMVVNMEALGQKEYLRDHRLIEEIIEKLPYTIQVKWVEVIQSNTSIPTLNDLNKWLLPHSRIARMMQKSNNSVSTTERKPRVNVHQTMKCALCSASHRLFQCKNFKQMKTLERREFLAKKGICFKCLNSNDHIMRNCSMKGICGIDGCNKEHNRLLHQRSEYKRNQDTAADVRRGPEETTNIHRQRKEHLYYQIVPITVQNGERMIDTYAFLDTGSSVTLLDERMANMLELEGKVDPLTLKWTQDCLKSCSSKRVKFWIKGIGKPVMARTMHDLNLPIQTVDMEQIAKNYPYLKDIPLQDYKEAQPTLLIGLDNSELLSAIKTVKGNGPMAVKTRLGWVIYGKEYNINRQDYTMVIQEEQEMSKMMQRYFSIDDFGVKLVEKLPRSPEEERAQQILDNTIKLKDNRYEVGLLWKTKDVQFPDSYHTALRRLVIMENKLKQDEKLKDWAINTFADYVKKGYARKLAHSELINAVPRTYYLPHFIVHNQNKIPPKPRLVFDAASKINGVSFNSNLLSGPDATTSLVGVLLRFREGRIAVCGDIQEMFHQVKIKPEDQHAQRFLWRDCENNREPDVYIMEVMIFGSTCSPSCAQAVKNKNAAAFMESKPKAALAIEKQHYVDDYLDSFTNIREATAITKDVIDIHQHGGFFIRNFISNSKELLSNLSSDRIQSTDIKVIEDKDSCAEKVLGVYWNTKLDLIGYRLSLKKLSNEVRQTLRLPTKREVLAFVMSLYDPLGLISNYTIMGKILLQELHKDELDWDDEVPKHLSKQWQNWLAKIQ, encoded by the coding sequence ATGATACGTTTCGTGGAAAATCAAAACGGAAATTGCCGTTTGTGCTCGGAACCAGACCATAAACAGGATATGGTTGAATGCGACGATTGTGACCGATGGTTCCACATCGGTTGTGTTAACTTAACGGTCGCGCCGACAGCGGAAGAAAAATGGATCTGCCCGAAATGCGTGCAGATCCAACAAAGATTAGCATCATTGGAAATATCTGCTCGGAAGAAAGATGAGCAGATAAAACAACAACTGGATGCAATGGACAAATTAATGGCGACTATGAAAGGCCAATGCTCAACGTCATCCTCGGGCCAAGTAACAAATCAGCCCACGGATCGATCATTTACCCAAACAGTGAGTATGTCTAGTGACTGGACTATATATTTAAAGAGGCAATCATTGACGACCCTACCCAGATTTTCTGGCGCATCAAAGGATTGGccaaaatttaagaaaacattCCATGATACAACGGCAGAGGGAGGTTTCTCAAATTTAGAGAACCTCAACCGCCTGGAACAAGTTCTGAAAGGGGACGCGTATAAAACCGTCCAACAATTGATGATTAACTCAGAGAATGTTCCGAAAATAATCGAAAAGCTGGAAGAATGCTTTGGAAGGAAGGATCTTGTATATAAAGAACTTCTGAACGACCTGAGACGTATCAAAAAGGACAGCCGAACCGTAGTTCCGGATATATCAGACGCACTAGATAACATGGTGGTGAATATGGAGGCGCTGGGCCAAAAGGAATATCTACGTGATCATCGTTTAATAGAGGAAATCATAGAGAAGCTGCCATACACGATACAAGTGAAATGGGTTGAAGTGATCCAAAGCAACACTTCGATCCCAACACTCAACGATTTGAATAAGTGGTTATTGCCACATTCAAGAATAGCCCGTATGATGCAAAAGTCTAATAACAGTGTGTCGACTACGGAAAGGAAACCTCGAGTTAATGTTCATCAAACTATGAAATGTGCACTTTGTTCAGCCAGTCATAGGCTATTCCAATGTaagaatttcaaacaaatgaaaacattgGAACGTAGAGAGTTTTTGGCTAAAAAAGGAATTTGTTTCAAGTGCCTAAACTCCAATGACCACATTATGAGAAATTGTAGCATGAAAGGAATATGTGGAATCGATGGGTGCAACAAGGAGCACAATCGCTTACTTCATCAAAGATCGGAGTATAAAAGAAATCAGGATACGGCTGCTGACGTACGACGAGGTCCCGAAGAAACCACGAATATTCATCGACAACGCAAGGAACACCTTTACTATCAAATAGTTCCTATAACAGTCCAAAACGGCGAAAGAATGATAGACACCTACGCCTTCCTGGACACAGGATCATCAGTAACACTATTGGACGAGAGAATGGCTAACATGTTAGAGTTGGAAGGAAAAGTTGACCCGCTTACATTAAAATGGACACAGGATTGTTTAAAATCCTGCTCAAGCAAGAGGGTAAAATTCTGGATAAAGGGCATAGGAAAACCAGTGATGGCCCGGACTATGCATGATCTAAATCTTCCTATCCAAACAGTTGACATGGAACAAATTGCCAAGAATTATCCCTActtgaaggacattccgcttcaagATTATAAGGAAGCTCAGCCTACATTGTTAATTGGATTGGACAACAGCGAATTACTGAGTGCCATCAAAACGGTAAAAGGAAATGGTCCTATGGCAGTAAAAACGCGACTCGGATGGGTGATATACGGAAAGGAGTATAACATAAACCGTCAAGATTATACAATGGTCATCCAGGAAGAACAGGAGATGAGCAAAATGATGCAGCGATACTTCTCAATCGACGATTTTGGAGTGAAATTAGTGGAAAAACTGCCAAGATCACCAGAGGAAGAAAGAGCACAACAGATTCTCGACAACACCATCAAGCTAAAAGACAACCGTTACGAGGTCGGTCTGCTATGGAAAACCAAAGATGTACAATTTCCGGACAGCTATCATACAGCCTTACGGAGATTGGTGATTATGGAGAATAAATTGaaacaagatgaaaaattgaaggATTGGGCTATCAATACCTTCGCTGATTATGTGAAAAAgggatatgctagaaaactagcACATTCAGAGCTAATTAACGCGGTTCCGAGAACATACTATCTCCCGCATTTTATAGTTCACAACCAGAATAAAATACCTCCAAAACCAAGATTGGTATTTGATGCAGCTTCAAAAATAAATGGCGTATCGTTTAACTCTAATCTTTTGTCTGGACCTGATGCTACTACATCACTCGTTGGAGTATTGCTGCGATTCAGAGAGGGACGTATTGCAGTTTGTGGAGATATTCAAGAGATGTTCCACCAAGTCAAAATAAAACCGGAGGATCAGCATGCTCAACGATTTTTATGGCGAGATTGTGAAAACAATCGAGAACCTGATGTATACATTATGGAGGTAATGATTTTtggatcgacatgttcaccaTCATGCGCGCAagcagtgaaaaataaaaacgctgcAGCATTTATggaatcgaaaccgaaagcAGCCCTGGCAATTGAAAAACAACACTATGTGGATGACTATCTGGATAGTTTTACAAACATTCGAGAGGCAACCGCTATTACCAAAGACGTCATCGATATACACCAACATGGCGGATTCTTCATTCGAAACTTTATATCGAACAGTAAGGAATTACTGAGCAATTTATCCAGCGATCGGATCCAATCTACCGACATTAAGGTAATAGAGGATAAGGATTCATGTGCTGAAAAAGTTCTTGGTGTCTATTGGAACACGAAACTGGATTTGATCGGGTATCGATTATCGTTGAAGAAGCTGAGCAATGAAGTAAGACAAACGCTACGATTACCCACGAAAAGAGAGGTGTTAGCATTTGTTATGAGTTTGTATGATCCATTAGGATTGATATCAAATTATACGATAATGGGAAAGATTTTGCTTCAAGAGCTGCACAAAGACGAGTTAGACTGGGATGATGAAGTACCCAAACATTTGAGCAAACAGTGGCAAAATTGGCTTGCGAAAATTCAATAA
- the LOC129766752 gene encoding glutathione S-transferase 1-like isoform X1 encodes MTSTRNEQREIMELYYSLDSAPSRAVLMTAKAIGVELKLKELSSRNVDQRRPDFSRISPRYSIPTLKDKGLVLWESRAIQIYLVDQYGTDDALYPKDPAKRAKVNERMFFDACILYHNFAEYYHEQVFGGLEGDVKKLKGLEDAVKMLDLFLEGQPYVTGQTMTIVDLSVLATIATMNALEFDLRRYQNVTEWYKHMVVVAPGSTINEQGAKAFCEYK; translated from the exons ATGACCTCCACCAGGA ACGAGCAGCGCGAGATTATGGAGCTGTATTACTCACTCGATTCGGCACCTTCAAGGGCTGTGCTGATGACCGCAAAGGCCATCGGCGTGGAGCTGAAGCTGAAGGAGTTGAGTTCGAGAAATGTCGACCAGCGGAGGCCAGATTTCTCCAGGATAAGTCCTCGCTACAGCATCCCCACGCTAAAGGACAAAGGTTTGGTGCTGTGGGAGAGCCGAGCGATTCAGATCTACCTGGTGGACCAGTACGGAACGGATGACGCGTTGTACCCGAAGGATCCGGCCAAGCGGGCGAAAGTCAACGAGCGGATGTTTTTCGACGCGTGCATTTTGTACCACAACTTCGCGGAGTATTATCACGAGCAGGTGTTTGGGGGACTGGAGGGAGACGTGAAGAAGCTGAAGGGACTTGAGGATGCAGTCAAAATGTTGGATCTGTTTCTGGAGGGCCAGCCTTACGTGACGGGACAGACCATGACCATCGTCGACCTGAGCGTGTTGGCGACCATTGCCACGATGAACGCATTGGAGTTCGATTTGAGGCGCTATCAAAATGTGACCGAGTGGTATAAACACATGGTAGTGGTTGCTCCGGGCTCCACAATCAACGAGCAAGGGGCCAAAGCGTTTTGTGAGTATAAATAG
- the LOC129766752 gene encoding glutathione S-transferase 1-like isoform X2, whose translation MELYYSLDSAPSRAVLMTAKAIGVELKLKELSSRNVDQRRPDFSRISPRYSIPTLKDKGLVLWESRAIQIYLVDQYGTDDALYPKDPAKRAKVNERMFFDACILYHNFAEYYHEQVFGGLEGDVKKLKGLEDAVKMLDLFLEGQPYVTGQTMTIVDLSVLATIATMNALEFDLRRYQNVTEWYKHMVVVAPGSTINEQGAKAFCEYK comes from the coding sequence ATGGAGCTGTATTACTCACTCGATTCGGCACCTTCAAGGGCTGTGCTGATGACCGCAAAGGCCATCGGCGTGGAGCTGAAGCTGAAGGAGTTGAGTTCGAGAAATGTCGACCAGCGGAGGCCAGATTTCTCCAGGATAAGTCCTCGCTACAGCATCCCCACGCTAAAGGACAAAGGTTTGGTGCTGTGGGAGAGCCGAGCGATTCAGATCTACCTGGTGGACCAGTACGGAACGGATGACGCGTTGTACCCGAAGGATCCGGCCAAGCGGGCGAAAGTCAACGAGCGGATGTTTTTCGACGCGTGCATTTTGTACCACAACTTCGCGGAGTATTATCACGAGCAGGTGTTTGGGGGACTGGAGGGAGACGTGAAGAAGCTGAAGGGACTTGAGGATGCAGTCAAAATGTTGGATCTGTTTCTGGAGGGCCAGCCTTACGTGACGGGACAGACCATGACCATCGTCGACCTGAGCGTGTTGGCGACCATTGCCACGATGAACGCATTGGAGTTCGATTTGAGGCGCTATCAAAATGTGACCGAGTGGTATAAACACATGGTAGTGGTTGCTCCGGGCTCCACAATCAACGAGCAAGGGGCCAAAGCGTTTTGTGAGTATAAATAG